TTCCGCTATAATGTGAGAAAAATGGGGGAGGACGCTAATCTCTATGAGGAAATCGAGGCGGTGGATAACTATATTTACATATTGAATGTGCGCTATGCGGGGGATTTGTGCTATAAAAAAGAAATTGACGGGGATGTGGAAAACATCCGCGTGCCGAGTATGCTTCTGCAGCCGATCGTGGAAAATGCCGTGCAGCACGGCGTCCGCGACCGCATGGAAAATGCCGGAATCTGGCTGCGGGTCGCCCGCGAGAGGGGACAGCTGCGCGTGACGGTGCGGGATAACGGCTCCGGAATGACAGAGGCGCAGATACAGGCGGTGCTTTCCGGAAACATACGGCAGGAACGCAGGGAAGGCGATTCCACCGGAATCGGTCTGGATAATGTGATGAACCGCCTGAAGCTTTATTATAAACGGGAGAATCTTTTTGACATTTACAGTGAGGGACTGGGAAAGGGAACGGAAGTGACGATTTTGCTTCCGCTGGAAACAAAGGCAGGAGGAACGGATGTATCGGATTTTAATAGCTGATGATGAGGGAATTATGCTGGAATCTCTGAAAAATATTATTTCCAGAAATTTTGGCGGACAGTGTGAGGTAGTGACGGCGAAATCGGGGCGGATCGTTATTGAACAGGCGGAAATCTGTCATCCGGACATTGTGTTTATGGACATCCAGATGCCGGGTATCAACGGTATCCAGGCAATCCGGGAGATAAGGAAATTTAACACGTCGGCATTATTTTATGTGATTTCTGCATACGATAAATTTGACTATGCGAAGGAAGCGCTCAATCTGGGCGTGGAAAAATATCTGACGAAGCCCATCACAAAGAGCACGGTTATTTCCGTGGTGGAAGAGGCGATGAAAAAGGTGGATCAAAACCGCAAGGTGCGCAGCGACCAGCTTCAGATACAGGAGAAGCTGGAAATCATCGTTCCGGTGGTGGAGAGCAGCTTTGTGAATAATGTGATGTTTCAGAACGACGCCAGCGATATGGAGTATTACAGACTGCTTCTGGATATCCGGGAAGAGTATGGCTACGTGATGCTTATCCAGTTTGGCGAATCGGTGGAGAACGGCAGGCTTATCAGCCCGGTCGGTATGAATGTCCGGGCGCAGGAATTTTATCCGGAGCTTTGCGCAATTATTAAGTCCTATTTTCATTGTGTGACAGGACCGGTGATGTCAAACCGGGTGGTTGCCGCGGTGCCGCACGACGGAGACGAGATTTCCTATGATGAGCGCATACGCATCATCGAAACGGCGCGCGAGATGGCGAACCGTCTGGAGGAGCGTCTGAATGCAAAATTCCGCGTGGGAATCGGTAAAATCCGCAGAATAGAGGAGCTGAGCGGCTCCTACCAGGAGGCGGTGCGCGCGCTCAGCGACCAGATCAGCCGCGTGGTCCATGCGGAGGATCTGCGCCTGGAGGGCACCTATGAGGAATCCTTTCCGGTGGATACGGAAAACAAGCTTTTCCGGATGCTGCTGAAGGGGGATCTGAACGCGATGGTGTCGGCGGCAAACCAGTTTTTTGACTGGATGGTGAAATGTTACCCGGAGGACAAAAACAATATCCGGCTGAAGGTGCTGGAATTTGTCACATGGGGCGAGCGTGAGGCGTTTCATGTGGGCGCGGTAAATTATGGCTTTAATTCCCGCCGGGGGTATCTGGATACGGTGATGGCGCTGGAGGATTATGAGGATATCCGAACCTGGTTTCTGGAAAAAATGATGCAGACATGCTGCAGCATCCGCGACAAAAACGAGGACCGCTCGGAATCGCTGGTGGAGAAGGCGCGCAGCTACATGCAGGAGAATTACAGCCGGGAAATTTCGCTGGACGACGTGTCGAAAGAGGTGAATGTCAGTCCGTATTATTTCAGCAAGATATTTAAGGAAGAATCCGGAGAAAACTTTACGGAGTATCTGACGAATATCCGCATCGGTAAGGCGAAGGAGCTGCTGGAAAATCCGGAGCTTTCCATTAAAGAAATCGGTGTGATGAGCGGCTACACGGACCCGAATTATTTCAGCAGAATCTTTAAGAAGCACACCGGGATAACGCCGAGGGAGTACAGAGAGAGGTATTACGGATGAAAAAAGGAAAACAGATACGGGCAGGAATGCTTTTTGCGGCGCTGACGCTTCTGCTGGCGGGCTGCAGCTACAGCGGGCAGGAGAAGGAGAAGCAGGTGGAGCAGGACATCCCGCTGCAGATCGGACTGAGCTTTGATTCTTTTGTGATTGAGCGCTGGACGCGCGACCGCGATATGTTTGTGTCCACGGCGCAGAGCCTGGGCGCGCAGGTAAATGTGCAGGTGGCAAACGGCGATGTGCAGGAGCAGGTTTCCCAGATTGAGTATTTTATTAAAAAGAAGATGGATGTCATTGTGGTCATCGCAATCGACGGAGATGCCCTGACGGACGTGATGAAAAAGGCGCAGGAGGAAGGCATAAAGATTATCAGCTACGACCGCCTGATAGACAATGCCAATACGGATTTGTATATTTCCTTTGATAATGAGATGGTGGGAACGCTGATGGGCGAGGAGCTGGCAGAGAGATGTCCGGAGGGCGGAAATATTTTTACCATTAACGGCTCTCCGACGGATAATAATGTAAAGGATGTCGTGAAAGGCTTTACGGAAGCGATTGACGGGACGGGTCTGCAGATTGTGTACACAAATTATTGTGATAACTGGCTGGCGGAGCTTGCCTATGATATGGTAAACGAGGGGCTTGAGCAGACGGATGATATTGTGGGCGTAATGTGCGGAAACGACGACCTTGCCAGCCAGGCGATCCGCGCGCTTGCGGAAAACCGGCTCGCCGGAAAGGTGGTAGTGGTGGCGCAGGATGCGGAGCTTTCCGCCTGCCAGCGAATCGTGGAAGGCACCCAGACCATGACGGTATATAAGCCGGTGGAGGAGCTGGCAAAGAAGGCGGCGGAATTTGCGGTGAAAATCGGACGGGACGAGGACATCACAAAAGAAACGGATGGAAGGACCGCCTTTGACGGAACCTACGATGTGCCGTGCTATTATATTGAGCCAAAGGCTGTCACCGCGGAAAACATGGACGAGAGCATCATAGAGGACGGTTTCCACCGGGCGGAGGATGTGTACCTGAATATTCACTAGCATGGCAGGGCGCTGGATGTCCGGTGGACATCCGTTCAGCGCGGACCGGAGCGAAGCGGAGATGTGGGAGTGCTAAGTACGTAGCAAAACAGAAAATATCATGCAAGTTGTTTGAAAAATGTGATGATACAAGAAAAAGTCATTCGGAAAATGTGTAAATACAAGGAAAAGTCATTTGAAAAATGTGATTCTGAGTTGTAAGAAGAGGGTGGATTGTGTATAATATTCTTAAGAAGACCTGAGCAGGAAGGTGATGCAATGTACAGAGAAGCAATGAAGCTGCTGGAATCATGGAAATACAGAGCCAACAGGAAGCCATTGGTGCTGCGCGGGGCACGCCAGGTAGGAAAAACATGGATCATGAAAGAATTTGGCAGGCTGTATTATGAGAAATGTGCTTATATCAGTATGGATGAAAATGAACGAATGGAAGAGGTGTTCCGGGAAGCATTTGATATTGACAGAATTATTGAAATGCTGGAAATAGAAGTAGGATTTAAAATTGAACCGGAAAAGACACTGATTATTTTTGATGAAGTACAGGAAATACCAAGGGCATTAAAGTCTCTGAAGTATTTTCAGGAGATTGCACCCCAGTATCATATTATAGCGGCAGGCTCTCTCCTGGGAATTGCGCTGCATGAAGGAACCTCCTTTCCGGTAGGAAAAGTTGATTTTTGTGATTTGTATCCATTGACATTCCGGGAGTTTTTGCTGGCATGCAAAGAAGAGAAGCTGTTGGAAATATTAGACAGGAATGATACGGATATGATGCGGGTTTTTAAAACAAAGTACACCGACTACCTGAAGTATTATTATTTAGGTAATTGCGAAACAGGTTCCGGATATAGCTCTAATTAGTGCCGAAGCTTGGGAGTTTAGAATATCTGAGATTGAAAAGAACGGAAAAACATGGTGGATCATGATATAAGTTGGAATTGAACAGGAAATGGGCGCATTTATAGAGGGAAATGAAAAAACTTGTTTTAAAAATAGTAACTTCTATGCAATTAGGGGTTTAAGGCTTCGGATGTACTGATGCTGTTCGATCTTATCAGCCAGAATCACTCCGATAAGCTGTGTGAT
This is a stretch of genomic DNA from Marvinbryantia formatexigens DSM 14469. It encodes these proteins:
- a CDS encoding helix-turn-helix domain-containing protein, coding for MYRILIADDEGIMLESLKNIISRNFGGQCEVVTAKSGRIVIEQAEICHPDIVFMDIQMPGINGIQAIREIRKFNTSALFYVISAYDKFDYAKEALNLGVEKYLTKPITKSTVISVVEEAMKKVDQNRKVRSDQLQIQEKLEIIVPVVESSFVNNVMFQNDASDMEYYRLLLDIREEYGYVMLIQFGESVENGRLISPVGMNVRAQEFYPELCAIIKSYFHCVTGPVMSNRVVAAVPHDGDEISYDERIRIIETAREMANRLEERLNAKFRVGIGKIRRIEELSGSYQEAVRALSDQISRVVHAEDLRLEGTYEESFPVDTENKLFRMLLKGDLNAMVSAANQFFDWMVKCYPEDKNNIRLKVLEFVTWGEREAFHVGAVNYGFNSRRGYLDTVMALEDYEDIRTWFLEKMMQTCCSIRDKNEDRSESLVEKARSYMQENYSREISLDDVSKEVNVSPYYFSKIFKEESGENFTEYLTNIRIGKAKELLENPELSIKEIGVMSGYTDPNYFSRIFKKHTGITPREYRERYYG
- a CDS encoding substrate-binding domain-containing protein — its product is MKKGKQIRAGMLFAALTLLLAGCSYSGQEKEKQVEQDIPLQIGLSFDSFVIERWTRDRDMFVSTAQSLGAQVNVQVANGDVQEQVSQIEYFIKKKMDVIVVIAIDGDALTDVMKKAQEEGIKIISYDRLIDNANTDLYISFDNEMVGTLMGEELAERCPEGGNIFTINGSPTDNNVKDVVKGFTEAIDGTGLQIVYTNYCDNWLAELAYDMVNEGLEQTDDIVGVMCGNDDLASQAIRALAENRLAGKVVVVAQDAELSACQRIVEGTQTMTVYKPVEELAKKAAEFAVKIGRDEDITKETDGRTAFDGTYDVPCYYIEPKAVTAENMDESIIEDGFHRAEDVYLNIH
- a CDS encoding ATP-binding protein; this translates as MYREAMKLLESWKYRANRKPLVLRGARQVGKTWIMKEFGRLYYEKCAYISMDENERMEEVFREAFDIDRIIEMLEIEVGFKIEPEKTLIIFDEVQEIPRALKSLKYFQEIAPQYHIIAAGSLLGIALHEGTSFPVGKVDFCDLYPLTFREFLLACKEEKLLEILDRNDTDMMRVFKTKYTDYLKYYYLGNCETGSGYSSN